In the Paenibacillus sp. FSL H7-0357 genome, one interval contains:
- a CDS encoding PRC-barrel domain-containing protein, whose amino-acid sequence MKLQDMIGLAVYEVEEGNEIGKIVDVVLDSNWNITGIELESKSFFSSHVKVVAWEDIVAYGEDAVMIRSKESILKADTDHIPYTFLLGKKKLKDLQVLTASGTILGRISDVYFDQKLGNTIVALEISDGLVTDLIEGRKWLPCSEEMSIGEDSVLVPAMSEERLQKAINIVNG is encoded by the coding sequence ATGAAACTTCAAGATATGATCGGCCTGGCTGTATATGAAGTTGAAGAAGGTAATGAAATCGGCAAAATTGTCGATGTTGTACTGGATTCAAACTGGAATATTACGGGTATTGAACTGGAAAGCAAATCTTTTTTTTCCAGTCATGTGAAAGTTGTGGCATGGGAAGATATTGTCGCTTATGGCGAAGATGCTGTCATGATTCGCAGTAAAGAGTCGATACTAAAGGCCGACACTGACCATATACCCTATACTTTTCTTTTAGGAAAGAAGAAATTGAAGGATTTGCAGGTACTGACTGCATCCGGAACGATACTTGGAAGAATATCCGATGTTTATTTTGACCAGAAGTTGGGAAACACAATAGTAGCGCTGGAAATCAGTGACGGGCTTGTAACTGATTTGATCGAAGGCCGCAAATGGCTGCCTTGTTCTGAAGAAATGTCCATTGGGGAGGATTCCGTACTGGTTCCCGCGATGAGCGAAGAACGGCTCCAAAAAGCCATTAATATTGTTAACGGATAG
- a CDS encoding cysteine desulfurase family protein, with translation MKPIYLDHAASTPVHPEVAKVMYNMLLEQYGNASSVHTFGRSAKKIVNRARDTIAGFLGCAPDEWVFTSGGTESDNLALFGAAAATREKGKHIITTAIEHHAVQHTCEELEKQGYDVTYLPVDSTGLVSLSDVAAALRDDTVLISVMFANNEVGTVEPIEEIGRLAAERGILFHVDAVQALGMIPITLRELPVDYMSFSAHKINGPQGIGGLYVRRGAPLHSRQHGGLQERGRRAGTESLASTAGFAKAVELAVQGLHGRQDKALELRNVLLQELDSRIGRQNYVINGNEQHFLPGILNVSFPGARTDVMLMNLDMERIAAASGSACTSGSLEVSHVLQAMNLPEEVLDSAIRFSTGLGNTNEEIKLVAEKVETILRRLRSVD, from the coding sequence ATGAAACCCATCTATTTGGACCACGCCGCCTCAACCCCGGTTCATCCGGAGGTGGCCAAGGTTATGTACAATATGCTGCTTGAACAATACGGCAATGCGTCCAGTGTGCACACGTTCGGACGTTCCGCCAAAAAGATTGTGAACAGGGCACGCGATACCATCGCGGGCTTTTTAGGCTGTGCTCCCGATGAATGGGTGTTCACCAGCGGAGGCACGGAGAGCGATAATCTGGCGCTGTTTGGAGCTGCAGCTGCTACCAGAGAGAAGGGCAAACATATCATCACCACAGCAATTGAGCATCATGCCGTTCAACATACGTGCGAAGAACTGGAGAAGCAGGGCTATGATGTTACCTATCTTCCGGTTGATTCGACAGGTCTCGTCTCGCTTTCAGATGTGGCAGCCGCTTTGCGAGATGATACGGTATTGATCAGTGTGATGTTCGCGAATAATGAGGTAGGAACAGTAGAACCTATAGAAGAGATTGGCCGTCTCGCTGCCGAACGGGGCATTTTGTTCCACGTCGATGCTGTACAGGCTCTCGGGATGATTCCCATTACACTTCGCGAGCTTCCCGTTGATTATATGAGCTTTTCCGCCCATAAAATAAATGGCCCGCAGGGCATCGGTGGATTGTATGTACGGCGCGGTGCACCGCTGCATTCCAGACAGCACGGAGGACTCCAGGAGCGCGGCAGACGGGCGGGAACGGAGAGTCTTGCTAGCACAGCAGGTTTTGCCAAAGCGGTGGAGCTGGCGGTGCAGGGGCTTCACGGGCGGCAGGATAAAGCGCTTGAGCTGCGGAATGTGCTGCTGCAGGAGCTGGACAGCCGTATCGGGCGGCAGAACTATGTGATTAACGGAAACGAGCAGCATTTTTTGCCTGGAATTCTGAATGTGAGTTTTCCGGGAGCCCGGACCGATGTGATGCTGATGAACCTTGATATGGAGCGGATTGCTGCTGCCAGCGGCTCAGCCTGCACCTCTGGTTCACTGGAGGTTTCGCATGTTCTGCAAGCGATGAATCTTCCGGAAGAAGTTTTGGACTCGGCGATTCGTTTTAGCACAGGTCTGGGTAATACTAATGAAGAAATAAAGCTTGTTGCAGAAAAAGTTGAAACCATCCTGAGACGGTTGCGTAGTGTAGACTAG
- a CDS encoding DUF523 domain-containing protein, whose protein sequence is MIIVSSCLAGMKVRYNGTDCLDTSLQKLLDNNKAVAVCPELLGGFSTPREPAEIIGGGGEDVLEGKARVMDRSGNDVTEMYLKGAYETLEKAREIGATTVVLKENSPSCGSAMIYNGQFAGVKIPGQGVTSALLRRNNIEVISEQQLSARLEALECAGK, encoded by the coding sequence ATGATTATCGTAAGCTCCTGTCTCGCAGGAATGAAAGTAAGATACAACGGCACGGATTGTCTCGATACAAGCCTTCAAAAACTGCTGGATAACAACAAGGCAGTTGCTGTGTGTCCAGAATTGCTTGGCGGATTCTCGACACCGAGGGAACCGGCGGAAATTATCGGCGGCGGCGGGGAGGATGTGCTGGAGGGGAAGGCCAGGGTAATGGACCGGTCAGGAAATGATGTAACCGAAATGTACCTCAAAGGAGCCTATGAAACGCTGGAGAAAGCCCGGGAGATCGGAGCCACCACCGTAGTACTCAAAGAAAACAGCCCTTCTTGCGGCAGTGCGATGATCTATAACGGACAATTTGCCGGTGTGAAAATTCCCGGGCAAGGTGTAACGTCCGCCCTGCTGAGAAGAAACAATATTGAAGTGATTTCTGAGCAGCAGCTCTCCGCTCGGCTGGAAGCTTTGGAATGTGCTGGAAAGTGA
- a CDS encoding SOS response-associated peptidase, with amino-acid sequence MCGRYTITVTMDELMLRYFTNDTTIVHYAPKYNAAPMQYIPAVIHNGKHNKLGELRWGLVPSWAKDDKSGSKMINARAESLLEKASFKNLVSSRRCVIPADGFYDWKPQEGGKQPLRITLRDGKLFSMAGLYDIWMDQSGNKLSTCTIITTESNSLMAEIHDRMPVILTSEAETAWLDRHNHDVPALMKLLRPYNAEHMRAYPVSPAVGNVRNDYKELIKEA; translated from the coding sequence ATGTGTGGAAGATACACAATTACCGTAACCATGGATGAGTTGATGCTGCGTTATTTTACGAATGACACCACCATTGTCCACTATGCCCCAAAATATAACGCGGCCCCGATGCAGTATATCCCGGCAGTTATTCATAATGGCAAGCATAATAAGCTTGGGGAATTACGCTGGGGGCTGGTCCCGTCCTGGGCCAAGGATGACAAAAGCGGCAGCAAAATGATCAATGCCCGTGCAGAATCCCTTCTGGAAAAAGCATCCTTCAAAAACCTGGTGAGCTCGCGCCGCTGCGTGATTCCTGCGGACGGCTTCTACGACTGGAAGCCGCAGGAAGGCGGCAAACAGCCGCTGAGAATTACGCTGCGTGACGGGAAGCTTTTTTCCATGGCCGGCTTGTACGATATTTGGATGGATCAGAGCGGCAATAAGCTCAGCACCTGCACAATTATTACTACAGAATCCAACAGCCTGATGGCTGAGATTCATGACCGCATGCCGGTTATCCTCACCTCTGAAGCTGAGACAGCGTGGCTTGACCGGCACAATCATGACGTCCCCGCTCTAATGAAGCTATTGCGGCCATATAATGCAGAGCATATGCGGGCTTATCCCGTCTCACCGGCAGTGGGCAACGTCCGCAACGATTATAAGGAGTTAATTAAAGAAGCATAG
- a CDS encoding YjcZ family sporulation protein translates to MSENVGGYGGAWTSTGAILVLFILLVIISKTILL, encoded by the coding sequence ATGAGTGAAAATGTCGGTGGATACGGCGGAGCGTGGACTTCTACGGGTGCTATACTCGTGTTGTTTATATTGTTGGTAATTATCTCTAAGACAATCCTGCTGTAA
- a CDS encoding DUF2935 domain-containing protein has protein sequence MSNMFVARSLEEVSFWSRIMKEHSLFLGLGFRAEDTVLKQEANHFYRIFEDIERRVHAFSLDTDPATIHQFNQEVHTAVCHIWAFKRKVLGLILCCKLPGQTNFPLLVDHVSREANYFRNRLEELNQGKLEPLYDAIIDENVFFLRIMADHAKFIGHLLDPSERKLVEQAREFSQDFDQLLFQARDIESMRPQSQTGPILTQFLDQNRVSVKSLRDFKKTARDLIEQCRIKSIIHPLLADHVFREAERFLEIIDMFENSLTGKGNAPMIHH, from the coding sequence ATGTCTAACATGTTTGTCGCCCGGTCACTGGAAGAGGTCAGCTTTTGGTCAAGAATTATGAAAGAACATTCCTTGTTTCTAGGATTGGGGTTCCGGGCGGAAGATACAGTCCTGAAACAAGAAGCTAATCACTTTTACCGGATTTTCGAAGACATTGAGAGACGGGTGCATGCTTTCTCCCTTGATACAGACCCTGCAACGATTCACCAATTTAATCAGGAGGTTCATACCGCAGTATGTCACATATGGGCGTTCAAAAGAAAAGTACTTGGCTTAATTCTATGTTGCAAGCTCCCTGGACAAACGAATTTCCCACTTTTAGTGGATCATGTAAGTAGAGAAGCCAATTATTTCAGAAATCGGCTGGAAGAGCTAAACCAAGGCAAATTAGAGCCATTATATGATGCTATTATTGATGAAAATGTATTTTTCTTAAGAATTATGGCCGACCACGCCAAATTTATAGGTCATCTATTAGATCCTTCAGAACGGAAGCTTGTCGAGCAGGCCCGAGAATTCAGTCAAGATTTTGATCAATTATTATTTCAGGCTAGAGATATTGAATCCATGAGACCTCAATCGCAAACCGGTCCAATCTTAACCCAATTTCTTGATCAGAATAGAGTATCAGTGAAATCACTAAGGGATTTTAAGAAAACAGCCCGGGATTTAATCGAACAATGCAGAATTAAAAGCATCATACACCCGCTGCTTGCGGATCACGTTTTCCGTGAAGCAGAGAGATTCTTGGAGATTATTGATATGTTCGAAAACTCTTTAACCGGGAAAGGGAATGCACCAATGATCCACCATTAG
- the cymR gene encoding cysteine metabolism transcriptional regulator CymR, translating to MKISTKGRYGLTIMMELALKFGEGPTSLKSIAEKNGLSEHYLEQLIAPLRNAGLVKSIRGAYGGYILSRESITITAGDIIRVLEGPISPVDFTEEDDPAKRDLWLRIRDSIADVLDSTTLSDLINYKEESKADNYMFYI from the coding sequence TTGAAGATATCGACAAAAGGACGTTACGGATTAACCATTATGATGGAGCTTGCCCTGAAATTTGGCGAAGGTCCAACCTCACTTAAAAGCATCGCCGAGAAAAACGGACTATCCGAGCATTACCTGGAACAGCTCATTGCCCCACTGCGCAACGCAGGGCTTGTGAAGAGCATTCGTGGTGCTTACGGCGGCTATATCCTTTCACGCGAATCCATCACCATTACAGCCGGCGATATTATCCGGGTGCTGGAAGGCCCCATATCGCCTGTTGATTTTACAGAAGAAGATGATCCGGCAAAACGCGACCTCTGGTTGCGCATCCGCGACAGCATTGCCGATGTGCTGGATTCCACCACATTGTCCGACTTAATCAACTATAAGGAAGAAAGCAAGGCTGACAACTATATGTTTTATATCTAA
- the mnmA gene encoding tRNA 2-thiouridine(34) synthase MnmA — MTKANQDTRVVVGMSGGVDSSVTALLLKQQGYDVIGIFMKNWDDTDEFGVCTAETDAEDVRRVCEQIDIPYYTVNFEKEYFDKVFSYFLDEYKAGRTPNPDVMCNREIKFGEFLNKALQLGADYVATGHYARVIQEDGKFKLLRGVDSNKDQTYFLNALSQYQLSKAMFPIGHLPKPEVRRIAEEAGLYTAKKKDSTGVCFIGERNFREFLSQYLPAQSGDMVDIATGEVKGRHEGLMYYTLGQRQGLGIGGSGNGEPWFVAEKDLDRNILYVIQGDKHHSLYSTSLIASGVNWIDGLPLTDAPLKCTAKFRYRQPDQGVTLTAQEDGTVHVAFDVPQKAITPGQAVVFYLDEECLGGGTIEAAEKVIPQPQQ, encoded by the coding sequence ATGACAAAGGCAAACCAAGACACACGTGTCGTCGTCGGCATGTCCGGAGGGGTTGATTCCTCCGTTACGGCACTTCTGCTGAAGCAGCAGGGCTATGACGTCATCGGTATCTTCATGAAGAACTGGGACGACACCGATGAGTTTGGCGTATGCACGGCCGAGACTGACGCAGAGGATGTCCGCCGCGTATGTGAGCAGATCGATATTCCTTACTATACCGTTAACTTCGAGAAGGAATACTTTGATAAAGTCTTTTCCTATTTCCTCGATGAATATAAGGCCGGACGCACACCAAATCCGGATGTGATGTGCAACCGCGAGATCAAATTCGGAGAATTCCTGAATAAGGCACTACAACTGGGCGCTGATTACGTGGCTACCGGGCATTATGCACGGGTCATTCAGGAAGACGGCAAGTTCAAGCTGCTGCGCGGCGTGGACAGCAATAAAGACCAGACCTACTTCCTGAACGCGCTGAGCCAGTACCAGCTTTCCAAAGCGATGTTCCCGATCGGACATCTGCCAAAACCTGAAGTACGGAGAATCGCCGAGGAAGCCGGATTGTACACAGCCAAGAAAAAAGACAGCACCGGCGTCTGCTTCATCGGTGAGCGTAACTTCCGTGAATTCCTAAGCCAGTATCTGCCTGCCCAGTCCGGAGACATGGTCGATATCGCCACAGGCGAGGTGAAGGGCCGCCACGAGGGCCTGATGTATTACACACTGGGCCAGCGCCAGGGTCTGGGAATTGGCGGCTCCGGCAATGGTGAGCCGTGGTTTGTGGCTGAGAAGGATCTGGACCGCAACATCCTGTATGTAATCCAAGGGGACAAGCACCACAGCCTCTACTCCACCAGTCTGATCGCCTCCGGTGTCAACTGGATAGACGGCCTTCCCCTTACGGATGCACCGCTGAAGTGCACCGCCAAGTTCCGCTACCGCCAGCCTGATCAGGGCGTAACACTAACAGCACAGGAAGACGGTACCGTGCATGTTGCCTTCGATGTGCCGCAAAAGGCGATCACACCGGGCCAAGCTGTTGTCTTCTACCTGGACGAGGAATGCCTCGGCGGAGGTACGATTGAAGCTGCAGAGAAGGTAATACCGCAGCCGCAGCAATAA
- a CDS encoding oligopeptide ABC transporter substrate-binding protein — MRKRNSGKTMLFTLMLVLTLAVTACGSGNNEAAEPSTTAKTDAAATAAPTAAPAAEDGLYNIADFSNVKTNQGEAIEGGTLNFGLVSDTPFEGTLNNNFSSGVPDSQVLDWFDEGLLTWDKNYVYTNDGAATYEVSEDGRTFTFTIHDNVNWHDGKPVTAEDWLFAHEVIGNPAYDGPRYGSDFTNIVGMEDYHAGKAKTISGIKVLSEKKLEITYVKSTPSLLTGSIWIYPLAKHIFGNMDVAKISASPEVRQKPIGFGPFKVESIVPGESVVFVKNDDYWRGAPKLDKVVLKVIPPTTVVQELKAGNIDLVDSFPIDQFPDNSKLSNVEYLGAIDRAYTYIGFKLGKWDATKKVVAPDPKAKMGNVALRKAMWQAVDNDAVGKKFYHGLRWNATTLIPPSHPEFHDDSNPGVTFDQEAAKKTLDDAGYKLNGEFRTNPDGTPLTINFISMTGSDIAEPLAQYYVQSWKAIGLNVTLEMVEFNTFYDRVGSNGEDDPSVDVYQGAWTVGIDVDPQGLYGRDAIYNFPRYASEESDRLMKEGVSEAAFDVAKRKEIYKEWQQLMVDEIPVFPTLYRAELVPVNNRVLNYAIGDGTGIYRNEIALSADKGIAAQ; from the coding sequence ATGAGAAAAAGAAACTCTGGCAAGACCATGCTCTTCACATTGATGCTTGTCCTGACGCTTGCGGTTACGGCCTGCGGCTCAGGCAACAACGAAGCGGCTGAGCCTTCAACAACAGCCAAGACAGATGCAGCTGCTACTGCTGCTCCAACTGCAGCACCGGCAGCAGAAGACGGGCTGTACAACATCGCAGATTTCAGCAATGTTAAGACGAACCAGGGTGAAGCCATTGAAGGTGGCACACTCAACTTTGGCCTTGTATCCGATACTCCCTTTGAAGGAACTTTGAACAACAATTTCTCCTCCGGTGTTCCGGATTCTCAGGTGCTGGACTGGTTTGACGAAGGCTTGCTGACCTGGGATAAGAACTATGTGTATACCAATGACGGGGCGGCTACCTATGAAGTCTCTGAAGATGGACGTACCTTCACTTTTACCATCCATGACAATGTAAACTGGCATGACGGCAAGCCTGTTACTGCCGAAGATTGGCTGTTTGCCCATGAAGTTATCGGTAATCCGGCCTATGATGGCCCTCGTTACGGCTCTGATTTCACTAATATTGTAGGTATGGAAGACTACCATGCCGGCAAAGCAAAGACCATTTCCGGAATCAAAGTACTTAGTGAGAAAAAACTGGAAATCACTTATGTAAAATCCACTCCATCCCTGCTGACAGGCAGTATCTGGATTTATCCGCTGGCTAAACATATTTTCGGAAATATGGATGTAGCCAAAATTTCCGCTTCCCCTGAGGTCCGTCAAAAACCAATTGGTTTTGGTCCATTTAAAGTGGAAAGTATTGTACCTGGTGAATCCGTAGTATTTGTCAAGAATGACGACTACTGGCGCGGCGCTCCGAAGCTGGATAAGGTTGTCCTGAAAGTAATTCCACCGACTACGGTTGTGCAGGAGCTGAAAGCCGGAAATATCGATTTGGTTGACAGCTTCCCGATTGACCAGTTCCCTGATAACTCTAAATTGTCCAACGTTGAATACCTTGGAGCAATTGACCGTGCTTATACTTACATTGGCTTCAAGCTTGGCAAATGGGACGCGACCAAAAAAGTGGTTGCTCCAGATCCGAAGGCGAAGATGGGCAATGTAGCTCTGCGTAAGGCGATGTGGCAGGCGGTTGATAATGATGCTGTAGGCAAGAAATTCTATCATGGTCTGCGCTGGAACGCGACTACGCTGATTCCGCCATCCCATCCCGAATTCCACGATGACAGCAATCCTGGGGTAACGTTTGATCAGGAAGCAGCAAAGAAAACACTGGATGATGCAGGCTATAAACTTAACGGAGAATTCCGTACCAATCCGGACGGCACACCGCTGACGATCAATTTCATCTCCATGACAGGTTCGGATATCGCTGAGCCGCTGGCCCAATATTATGTGCAGTCGTGGAAAGCCATCGGTCTGAATGTAACGCTGGAAATGGTGGAGTTCAACACCTTCTATGACCGCGTAGGTTCCAATGGTGAAGATGATCCTTCTGTTGATGTATACCAAGGCGCTTGGACAGTCGGTATCGACGTGGATCCACAAGGACTGTATGGCCGCGACGCTATCTACAACTTCCCGCGTTACGCAAGTGAAGAAAGCGACCGCCTAATGAAAGAAGGCGTATCGGAAGCAGCATTTGATGTAGCGAAGCGCAAAGAAATCTACAAAGAGTGGCAGCAGCTGATGGTTGACGAGATACCTGTATTCCCAACCCTCTATCGTGCAGAACTCGTTCCGGTAAATAACCGCGTTCTGAATTACGCTATTGGCGATGGAACGGGTATTTACAGAAATGAGATTGCACTGTCCGCCGACAAGGGGATTGCTGCACAGTAA
- a CDS encoding ABC transporter permease — protein sequence MAKSSAELSLPQDMEKSPSGWRILWKEIFRDKLALVSLIFLGLVVCGVFGIALFLDQKQIVTVDLFALYEKPSAKFWLGTDYGGRDVFGQLIIGTRNSLSIGIMVTLMTGVIGILVGLISGYFGGFVDNIFMRFVDFFMILPMLMIVIAFVTAVPKYNTLSFSLIMTAFLWMGIARLIRSKTLQERELEYVQASRTLGSSHLKIMFNQVLPNLSSIIIVTMTLNLAANIGLESGLSFLGFGFPESTPSLGTLVSYARNPQTLQSRWWIWLPASLLILVLMLSINNVGQALKRATDARQRKG from the coding sequence ATGGCAAAATCAAGCGCTGAGCTGTCGCTCCCGCAGGATATGGAGAAGAGCCCATCCGGATGGAGAATCCTCTGGAAGGAAATTTTCAGAGATAAACTGGCTTTGGTCTCCCTGATTTTTCTAGGTTTAGTTGTATGCGGAGTATTTGGCATCGCCCTGTTTCTGGATCAAAAGCAGATTGTAACCGTCGATCTGTTCGCCTTATATGAGAAGCCTTCGGCTAAATTCTGGCTGGGCACTGATTACGGCGGACGCGATGTGTTCGGCCAGCTCATTATCGGTACGCGCAACTCGCTGAGTATCGGTATTATGGTCACTCTGATGACGGGGGTTATCGGTATTCTGGTAGGTCTGATCTCCGGCTATTTCGGTGGATTCGTCGATAATATCTTTATGCGTTTCGTGGATTTCTTTATGATCCTGCCGATGCTGATGATTGTCATCGCGTTTGTTACGGCGGTTCCCAAATATAATACCTTGTCCTTTTCACTGATCATGACGGCATTTCTATGGATGGGCATTGCGAGGCTAATACGCTCAAAGACACTGCAGGAGAGGGAACTGGAATATGTCCAGGCCTCCAGAACGTTGGGCTCCTCCCATCTTAAGATTATGTTCAACCAGGTACTGCCGAACTTAAGCTCCATCATTATCGTTACGATGACGCTGAATTTGGCTGCCAACATCGGCCTGGAGTCGGGACTCTCGTTTCTCGGCTTCGGTTTTCCTGAAAGCACGCCTAGTTTGGGGACGCTGGTCAGCTATGCCCGGAATCCGCAGACGCTGCAATCGAGATGGTGGATATGGTTACCCGCATCACTGCTGATCCTGGTATTGATGTTGAGTATAAATAATGTCGGTCAGGCGCTTAAGCGTGCGACGGATGCAAGACAAAGAAAAGGATAA
- the opp4B gene encoding oligopeptide ABC transporter permease, giving the protein MWKIIARRILIMIPQVFLLSILVFLMAKAMPGDALTGLLDPNIDPATIEAMRERLGLNDPWYIQYWDWITNALQGDMGQSFRFKMPVTELIGQRLMNTVWLSVTTLVITYFIAIPLGIISGRFNDTWGDRLITGYTYVGFAAPLFIVALVMLWMFGFYFHWFPTGGSVSPGEVPGTMSYILSKLYHLLLPAISIALITTVGTVQYLRNEIIDTKQKDFILTARAKGASESRVYNRHILRNSLLPIAAFFGYELTGLIGGTIFVESIFSYPGMGQLFLSSIVIRDFTVVTALVLLYGIAQIIGSLLSDIILGIVDPRIRIK; this is encoded by the coding sequence ATGTGGAAGATTATTGCACGAAGAATATTGATTATGATCCCTCAAGTATTTCTGCTCAGCATTCTGGTATTTCTTATGGCCAAAGCCATGCCCGGAGATGCGCTCACCGGTTTGCTCGATCCGAACATTGATCCGGCAACCATTGAAGCGATGCGGGAACGGCTCGGCCTGAATGATCCGTGGTACATCCAGTATTGGGATTGGATCACTAATGCCCTGCAGGGAGACATGGGCCAGTCCTTCCGCTTTAAGATGCCGGTAACTGAGCTGATTGGCCAGCGGCTGATGAACACGGTGTGGTTATCTGTGACGACCCTGGTCATTACCTATTTTATTGCAATACCGCTCGGCATCATTAGCGGACGTTTCAATGACACCTGGGGCGACCGGTTGATTACAGGATATACCTATGTCGGTTTTGCGGCTCCCTTGTTTATCGTAGCCCTGGTTATGCTCTGGATGTTTGGTTTCTACTTTCATTGGTTCCCTACCGGAGGAAGCGTATCACCGGGCGAGGTCCCCGGGACGATGAGTTACATTCTGAGCAAGTTATATCATTTACTGCTTCCGGCCATATCCATCGCGCTGATTACTACCGTCGGGACGGTCCAATATCTGCGGAACGAAATCATTGATACGAAGCAGAAGGATTTTATCCTTACGGCAAGAGCAAAAGGTGCCTCGGAATCACGGGTGTACAACCGCCACATCTTACGCAACTCCCTCCTGCCGATTGCCGCTTTTTTCGGGTATGAGCTTACGGGATTGATTGGCGGTACCATCTTTGTAGAGAGTATTTTCAGCTATCCCGGCATGGGCCAGCTGTTCCTGAGTTCCATCGTTATCCGCGATTTCACCGTTGTAACGGCACTTGTGCTGCTGTATGGGATTGCTCAAATCATCGGATCCCTGCTCTCGGATATCATATTAGGCATTGTTGATCCCCGTATCCGGATTAAATAA
- a CDS encoding ABC transporter ATP-binding protein, translating to MALLEVKDLQVHFPIRGGIFSRAVGEVKAVDRVNFTIEAGQTYGLVGESGSGKTTTGRAIIGLNEITGGSILFEGADLALKNSRKLNNVRRDVQMIFQDPYSSLNPKKRVLDIIAEPLRNFDKQSPQEEKRRVQELLEQVGLSPDNIYKYPHEFSGGQRQRIGIARAIALKPKLIIADEPVSALDVSVQAQVLNFLREIQKELNLTYLFISHDLGIIRHMCDHIGIMYKGRHVEQGTPKDIFDNPRHIYTKRLIAAIPDIDPLQRDERTRFRKSVSEEYEGAYRNYFDNDGLAYPLQPISDTHLVAMPEKG from the coding sequence ATGGCACTGCTTGAAGTTAAGGATTTACAGGTTCATTTCCCGATTAGAGGCGGCATATTCAGCAGAGCGGTCGGTGAGGTAAAGGCGGTCGACCGGGTCAATTTCACCATTGAGGCCGGGCAGACTTACGGATTAGTCGGTGAATCCGGCTCAGGTAAGACAACGACAGGAAGAGCGATTATCGGGCTGAACGAGATTACGGGCGGCAGCATTCTTTTTGAAGGCGCCGATTTAGCCCTGAAGAACTCACGCAAGCTGAACAATGTACGCCGCGACGTCCAAATGATCTTTCAGGATCCCTATTCATCGCTCAATCCCAAGAAGCGTGTGCTCGACATCATCGCCGAGCCGCTGCGTAATTTCGACAAACAGTCCCCCCAGGAAGAGAAACGGAGGGTTCAGGAGCTGCTGGAGCAGGTCGGCCTGAGTCCGGACAACATTTATAAATATCCGCATGAATTTTCCGGCGGACAGCGTCAGCGGATCGGAATCGCCAGGGCGATTGCGCTGAAGCCCAAGCTGATCATCGCCGACGAGCCGGTGTCCGCGCTGGATGTTTCGGTTCAGGCACAAGTGCTTAACTTTTTACGGGAAATCCAAAAGGAATTGAATTTAACCTACCTATTTATCAGTCATGATCTCGGAATCATCAGACATATGTGCGATCATATCGGCATCATGTACAAGGGACGGCATGTTGAGCAGGGGACCCCTAAGGATATTTTTGACAATCCGCGACATATTTATACGAAACGTCTGATTGCCGCAATCCCGGACATTGACCCATTGCAGCGTGACGAACGGACCCGGTTCCGCAAGTCCGTAAGTGAGGAGTACGAGGGAGCCTACCGGAATTATTTTGACAATGACGGTTTAGCTTATCCTTTACAACCCATTTCCGATACCCATTTGGTGGCCATGCCCGAGAAAGGTTGA